The following is a genomic window from Geminicoccaceae bacterium.
CTCAAGGACGTGACCCGGGCAGCTCCGATGCGCAACGCGATCGCCGCCTACCAGGCCTTCCGCGATGCCGGCGGCGAGATCTATGTCCCGACGGCCGAGGAAAAGAAGCAGTTCCAGGATGCAACGACGGGCATGAGGGACTGGTTTGCCGAGCAATATGGCGACGAGTGGCTGAACCGTTTGTCATCGGCCATCTCCGACTGCGAGCTGATGGTCGACGCCGAACTGGACTGACGGTCCGCAGACGGGGGATGCCCGGACCCTTCAGGGGGATTCGGGTATCCCGCCCTTTTGCCAGCCAGCCATCATGCCCGGGTTTCCGGCTTCGCCGTGCCAAAGGAGGTCGGCCGGCATCGAACGCTTAAACCCGTTCGGGCAAAAAGGTCTCTTCCATACAATTCGTCGGCGCATGGGTCGGCGGTTGGCTGCCATTGTTCCGGTTCTCTTGCCCTCCGTCCTGCACGATCCTATACCTCATGCTGAGAGGCAGATCGGGAGGAACTGGCCGTTGGATATCAATGCCCGCATCGTCGAGACGATGGTGCAAAACGAGATCGCGTTCGTCACGAGCGTTCCCTGCAAGCAGTTGGGCGGCGTGATCGATGCTGTCGAGCGCGACGAACGTGTCCTGCACGTGCCCTGCAACAAGGAAGACGAAGGCATGGGCCTGTGCGCCGGTGCCTATATGGGTGGCCGGCGCCCCTGCATCATCATGCAGAACACCGCCATCGGCGTCACTGTCAACACGCTGGCCACACTGATCCAGTTCTACCAGATCCCGTTGCCCATGCTCATCAGCTATCGCGGCGAACTTGGCGAGCGCATCGCCTGCCAGGTGGAGATGGCCCTGCATACCAAGGCCCTGCTCGGCGAATTGAAGATCCCCACCTACCACTTCTCGCATGCTAGCGAAGTCGATCAACTCGATGGCATTCTCAAATATGCGCAGATGTCGAAAAAACCCGTGGCGATCCTCACCGATGCCCGTTTCTGGAGTTCCGCCGCATGATCAGAAGTGACGTCATCAGGTCGATCCTGCCGGTCATCAGGGGCCAACTCGTCGTCTGCAATATCGGCTTGCCTTCGCAGGAACTGTTCATGCAGGGCGATCAGCCTTCGAACTTCTACATGCTCGGCACCATGGGCCTGTGCTCCTCCATCGGCCTCGGTCTTGCCCTCTCGCAACCCAAGCCCGTGATTGCCATCGATGGCGACGGCTCGGTGCTGACCAATCTTGGCACCCTCTCGACTATCGGCAACAACACGGCGGACAACTTCGTCCTGCTGATCATCGACAACGGCTCCTACGGTTCCACGGGCGACCAGCCCACCTATGCCGGACGCAAGACCGACCTGAAGAAGGTCGCCGAGGCGTGCGGTTGCGATACTGTCATCCAGTGTCAAGCGGAGGATACCGCCGCCGCACTGCAAACAGCCCTCGACAGTGGACGGATGACCGTCATCGTCAGCAAGTGCCAGTCCGGCAATATCCCCGTTCCGGTCATCGACCTGCCTCCCGTCGTCATCCGCCACCGCTTCATGGAGCAGGTCTCCGCGTGACGGGAGGGGCTCGATATCCTGCCGGGTGACCCGGGATCATCCAATCATCCGGCTCCTGTCCTGGAAGGCCACAGTCTCCCATGGAGAATGGCCGGGTACCTTGGCGAGTACCCGGCCGGGTCACCGTGTCAGCCGGGGGCCGCACCCTGCGTAGCGGTATAGACCGCATAGATGGACTGGCTGCCGCACATGAACAGGCGGTTGCGCTTGGGACCGCCGAAACAGACATTGCCGCAGACTTCCGGCAGGCGGATGCGACCGAGCAGCTTGCCGTCGGGGTTCCAGCAGGTGACGCCATTGTAGCCGACGGCACGGCCGGCGTTCGACGACACCCAGACATTGCCGTAGACATCGCAACGGATGCCGTCGGGGCCGCATTTCACACCATCGACCATGCAGTCACTGAAGACGCGCTGGTTGCTCAGCGTGCCGTCGTCGTTGACGTCGAGAACGATGACCTCGCCCTTGCCGCCATCGCCCTGGTCGCCGGGACCCTTGCCGGTGGAGGCAATATAGAGCCGCTTGTAATCGGGACTGAAGGCGAGACCGTTGGGATCGGGAACGGCGTCGTCCTTCACGACCGCGGTGAGCGTGCCGTCGGCACCGTAGCGGTAGACTTGCGTGGGCAGCTCGCGCTTGTCGTCACTGACGCCGAGCGGCTGACCGACCCTGTTGTTGACGAGCCCCTGCGGGTTGGTCGGGCCACCGGCGGCATCGGGCGTGCCCTCATAGAGCTGGCCGCCATAGGGCGGATCGGTGAACCAGATACTGCCATCGGGATGGGGAACGGCATCATTGGGCGAATTCAGCCGCTTGCCTTCGAAGTTGTCCGCGATGAGCGTGATCGATCCGTCGAGCTCGTAGCGGACGACACGGCGGGTCAGATGCTCGCAGGAGATCTGGCGCCCCTGGAAGTCGAAGGTATTGCCGTTGGAATTGTTGGATGGCACGCGAAAGACCGTCACGCGGCCATCATCCTCAATGTAACGCATCTGCCGGTTGTTGGGGATATCGGAGAAGACAAGGAACTTGCCGACGCTGTTCCAGGCTGGACCCTCGGCCCAGAGTGCGCCGGTCCATAGCCGCTGGATCGGCGCATTGGGCTGGGCCAGACCGTTGAATGACGGATCCACGGCGATGACATCGGCATCCCAGAAATACACATTGGGCTCGGCATCCGGTCCCCACTGGCGAGGCGGATCGCTGATTGTGCTGGGCGGGGCGACGGGATCGGCTGCCCGGGCGCGACCGCCAACAGCCGCGGCGGCAAGACCAACCGATGCCGTTCCTGCCGTGCCGAGAACCCGGCGTCGCGACCATCGCGGACCCGTCTGTTCATGGTTCTCGTGGTCGATATGTATGCGTCGCATGCGTTTTGGCCTCCCTTGCCACGATTGTCATTCTTATAACTTGCGATAAAATCTATCGCCGTCAAACAAGATCACAAGTGCATAAATCGGGAGAGAACCGCTCAACGCGGGAAGCCAAAAGAACCGAGCCCGGGTCATCCGCATGATCCGGGCTCGATCCTGTCATGGTCAACGGGTGTGATCAGGCCGCAGCCAGCAACACCTTTTCGAGCTTCTTCGTGGCTTCGGTCTCATCGACACGCTCGATGGCCGCAACCTCCCGGGCGAGGCGCTCAAGTGCTGCCCGATACATCTGCCGCTCACTGTAGGACTGGTCGGTATCGTCTGCGCGGTGCAACTCACGCACCACCTCGGCGATGGAGACGGGATCGCCCGAATTGATCTTGGCCTCGTACTCCTGGGCCCGACGGCTCCACATGATGTTCCGGCGGGGACGGGTGCGGATCTTGAGAGCATCCATCGCCGACTGGATCTTCTCGCGGCTGCTCAGCTTGCGCATTCCGGACTTGTGCACCTTGTCGATGGGTACCCGAAGGATGAGTTTTTCATTCTCGAAGGAAACCACATACATTTCGAGATCGATGCCAGCTATCAACTGCTTCTCGATGCCGATAATCCGACCGACGCCGTGGCTTGGATAGACGATGTAATCGCCAGCGGCGTAGGCGAGATCCTTTGCCATCAAGTTGTTCTCCTAGCGCAAACACCTTGTGTCAGCGGGACTCGCTGCGCTCGTTTTTGACACAAAAAACACGCACCTTCCAGATTGGCCATCCAAAAGAGCGTGTGTATTGCAGCAATGTCCGATATGACCTAAAGGTGGAGTTGTGACCCTCACAAACTTTACAGCCCATGACCTAGCACAATTTTTGCTAATTTTCCAGAGGCTTATTTTCGCGCTGCAGCAAACGCGCCAACAACCCACCGCAAATGCAGCGATCGGGTGAAATTCGCGTTTCCGATCACTGTTGCGGGATGATCAGCTGCCGCTACCTGGCTTGTTGCTGAAGAACTTTTCGAATTTGTTCTGCACATCGCGATAATCATCAGAATCGGCAGGGGGCTCGCCCTTGCGGGTGATGTTGGGCCACGTGCCGGTCGAATATTCGCGATTGACCTCAAGCCATTTTTCCGCTTCCGATTCTGTATCGGGCAGGATGGCCTCGACCGGGCATTCGGGCTCGCACACGCCACAATCGATGCACTCGTCGGGATTGATGACGAGCATGTTCTCGCCTTCGTAGAAGCAATCGACCGGGCAAACTTCCACGCAGTCCATCAGCTTGCACCTGATGCAGACCTCGGTGACGACGTAGGTCATTGTTCCTCCATTGCCTTGAGCCTGTCTTGTGTGGAACAACTAATCCAACCTGGCGCATTACGCCAGTCGTTCAGCCGCGCCGCCCGAACAGTTTTTCGATATCGTCCCGATGGAGTTCGACGAAGGTCGGCCGGCCGTGGTTGCATTGACCCGAATGGGGGGTGTTCTCCATCAGGCGCAACAAGGCATTCATTTCGTCAAGCGTCAGCCTGCGGCCGGAACGCACGCTCCCATGGCAGGCCATGGTCGAAAGGACCCTGTCGATGGCATCCGACAGGGTCTGGGTGCCGCCCAGCTGCCCCAGCTCCGATGCAAGATCCCTGACGATGCGGGGAATGAGACTGCCCTTGAGCAGGGCCGGGGTCTCGCGCACCACCAC
Proteins encoded in this region:
- the comD gene encoding sulfopyruvate decarboxylase subunit alpha codes for the protein MDINARIVETMVQNEIAFVTSVPCKQLGGVIDAVERDERVLHVPCNKEDEGMGLCAGAYMGGRRPCIIMQNTAIGVTVNTLATLIQFYQIPLPMLISYRGELGERIACQVEMALHTKALLGELKIPTYHFSHASEVDQLDGILKYAQMSKKPVAILTDARFWSSAA
- the comE gene encoding sulfopyruvate decarboxylase subunit beta, which gives rise to MIRSDVIRSILPVIRGQLVVCNIGLPSQELFMQGDQPSNFYMLGTMGLCSSIGLGLALSQPKPVIAIDGDGSVLTNLGTLSTIGNNTADNFVLLIIDNGSYGSTGDQPTYAGRKTDLKKVAEACGCDTVIQCQAEDTAAALQTALDSGRMTVIVSKCQSGNIPVPVIDLPPVVIRHRFMEQVSA
- a CDS encoding SMP-30/gluconolactonase/LRE family protein codes for the protein MRRIHIDHENHEQTGPRWSRRRVLGTAGTASVGLAAAAVGGRARAADPVAPPSTISDPPRQWGPDAEPNVYFWDADVIAVDPSFNGLAQPNAPIQRLWTGALWAEGPAWNSVGKFLVFSDIPNNRQMRYIEDDGRVTVFRVPSNNSNGNTFDFQGRQISCEHLTRRVVRYELDGSITLIADNFEGKRLNSPNDAVPHPDGSIWFTDPPYGGQLYEGTPDAAGGPTNPQGLVNNRVGQPLGVSDDKRELPTQVYRYGADGTLTAVVKDDAVPDPNGLAFSPDYKRLYIASTGKGPGDQGDGGKGEVIVLDVNDDGTLSNQRVFSDCMVDGVKCGPDGIRCDVYGNVWVSSNAGRAVGYNGVTCWNPDGKLLGRIRLPEVCGNVCFGGPKRNRLFMCGSQSIYAVYTATQGAAPG
- a CDS encoding CarD family transcriptional regulator; protein product: MAKDLAYAAGDYIVYPSHGVGRIIGIEKQLIAGIDLEMYVVSFENEKLILRVPIDKVHKSGMRKLSSREKIQSAMDALKIRTRPRRNIMWSRRAQEYEAKINSGDPVSIAEVVRELHRADDTDQSYSERQMYRAALERLAREVAAIERVDETEATKKLEKVLLAAA
- a CDS encoding ferredoxin family protein, whose protein sequence is MTYVVTEVCIRCKLMDCVEVCPVDCFYEGENMLVINPDECIDCGVCEPECPVEAILPDTESEAEKWLEVNREYSTGTWPNITRKGEPPADSDDYRDVQNKFEKFFSNKPGSGS